A genomic stretch from Canis lupus familiaris isolate Mischka breed German Shepherd chromosome 15, alternate assembly UU_Cfam_GSD_1.0, whole genome shotgun sequence includes:
- the ARHGEF40 gene encoding rho guanine nucleotide exchange factor 40 isoform X4, whose translation MEPEPVEDCVQSTLAALYPPFEATAPTLLGQVFQVVERTYREDALRYTLDFLVPAKHLLAKVQQEACAQYSGFLFFHEGWPLCLHEQVVVQLAALPWQLLRPGDFYLQVVPSAAQAPRLALKCLAPGGGRVQELPVPNEACAYLFTPEWLQGINKDRPTGRLSTCLLSAPSGIQRLPWAELICPRFVHKGGLMVGHRPSTLPPKLPSGPPGLPSPPLPEEALGTRSPGDGHNAPAEGPEGEYVELLEVTLPVRGSPTDAQGSEGLPRTRTVPTRKGAGGKGRHRRHRAWMHQKGLGPRDQDGVRPPGEGSSTGTSPGSPPGAEALPEAAALEASESPAETLGEASESFPLRSGDLGGGAGQGAEGPPDTPRRTGKGNRRKKRAAGRGALSRGGDSAPLSPGDKDEASHQEVPVSLHPPNEHELPGCSLLEEEHGGSGKPEPELKEELKPADKKEPQPQEACGPLGEPATEKDPEGPSLASAAGPTGPEGLVSDPPPPPLETAQEVGGASVPEEASPVSISDDPDVAWDLMASGFLVLTGGVDQSGRALLTITPPGPPEEPPPSQHVLSTALRYLHSLLRPDLQILGLSVLLDLRKAPPLPPALIPVLSQLQDSGDPPLIQRLLVLTHDDPLTEPCGLQGAELLSESDLKRVAKPEELPWDLGGHREPSPSYWVETHQEVARLCRLCRGVLCSVRRAIEELEGAAEPAGEEAAGMLEPLQKVLADPRLTELQRDGGAILMRLRSTHSSKLEGPGPAAVYQEVDEAIHQLVRLSNLHVQRREQRQRLQRLQQVLQWLSGPGEEQLASFAVPGDSLSALQETELQFRAFSTEVQERLAQAREALALEEDAASQKVLDVFEQRLEQAESGLHRALRLQRFFQQAHEWVNEGAARLAGAGPGREAALAALALRRAPEPSAGSFQEMRALALDLGSPAALREWGRCRARCQELERRIQQQLGEEASPRGQRRRRADSASSGGAPRGPHSPAPSLSSLLLPGSPGPRAAPSHGSLAPCGEDCADDGPDPAAEAEAGPARPVLIRGLEVSSTEVVDRTCSPREHVLLGRAGGPEGPWGGGTPRMERKRSLSAQQRLVSELIACEQEYVAALSEPAPPPGPELTPDLRGTWAAALGARERLRSFHRTHFLRELQGCAAHPLRIGACFLRHGDQFSLYAQYVKHRHKLENGLAALGPPTKGSVESGPHLPRALEQPLEQLAQYGRLLEELLREAGPELSSERQALGAAVQLLREQETRGRDLLAVEAVRGCETDLKEQGQLLHRDPFTVICGRKKCLRHVFLFEHLLLFSKLKGTEGGSETFVYKQAFKTADMGLTENIGDSGLCFELWFRRRRAREAYTLQAASPEIKLKWTSSIAQLLWRQAAHNKELRVQQMVSMGIGNKPFLDIKALGERTLSALLTGRALLEFLWKLLSFLLYPPGSPRQSL comes from the exons GAGCCCGAGCCAGTGGAGGACTGTGTGCAGAGCACGCTTGCCGCCCTGTACCCACCCTTCGAGGCGACAGCCCCCACGCTGTTGGGTCAGGTGTTCCAGGTGGTGGAGAGGACTTATCGGGAGGATGCGCTGAGGTACACGCTGGACTTCCTGGTGCCCGCCAAGCACCTGCTTGCCAAAGTCCAGCAGGAAGCCTGT GCCCAGTACAGCGGCTTCCTCTTCTTCCATGAGGGCTGGCCCCTCTGCCTGCACGAGCAGGTGGTGGTGCAGCTAGCAGCCCTGCCCTGGCAGCTGCTGCGCCCAGGAGACTTCTACCTGCAAGTGGTGCCCTCAGCAGCCCAAGCACCCCGCCTGGCGCTCAAGTGCCTGGCCCCGGGGGGTGGGCGGGTCCAGGAATTGCCAGTGCCCAATGAGGCCTGTGCCTACCTGTTCACACCCGAGTGGCTGCAAGGCATCAATAAGGACCGGCCAACAGGTCGCCTCAGCACTTGCCTACTCTCGGCGCCGTCCGGGATTCAGCGGCTGCCCTGGGCAGAACTCATCTGCCCGCGATTTGTGCATAAAGGCGGCCTCATGGTTGGACATCGGCCAAGCACACTGCCCCCCAAGCTGCCCTCTGgacccccagggctccccagcccTCCACTCCCTGAGGAGGCCCTGGGCACCCGGAGTCCTGGCGATGGACACAACGCCCCCGCTGAAGGACCTGAAGGCGAGTACGTGGAGCTGCTCGAGGTGACACTGCCGGTGCGGGGGAGCCCCACAGACGCCCAGGGCTCTGAGGGCCTCCCCAGGACCCGGACGGTACCCACCCGGAAGGGTGCTGGAGGGAAGGGCCGGCACAGGAGACACCGGGCCTGGATGCACCAGAAGGGCCTGGGGCCCCGGGACCAGGATGGGGTGCGCCCACCCGGTGAGGGAAGCAGCACGGGGACCTCCCCTGGGTCACCCCCAGGAGCCGAGGCTCTCCCAGAAGCAGCAGCTCTCGAGGCATCGGAATCTCCAGCAGAGACACTGGGGGAAGCCTCTGAATCTTTCCCCCTAAGGTCGGGGGacttgggaggaggggcaggccaGGGGGCCGAAGGACCCCCCGATACCCCTCGGAGAACAGGCAAAGGAAACCGGAGGAAGAAGCGTGCTGCAGGCAGAGGGGCTCTGAGCCGGGGAGGGGACAGTGCTCCACTGAGCCCTGGGGACAAGGACGAGGCCAGCCACCAGGAAGTCCCTGTCAGTCTGCACCCGCCAAATGAGCACGAGCTCCCAGGATGCAGCCTGCTTGAGGAGGAGCACGGAGGCTCAGGGAAGCCGGAGCCGGAGCTGAAAGAGGAACTCAAACCAGCAGACAAAAAAGAGCCTCAGCCCCAAGAAGCCTGCGGACCTCTAGGAGAGCCGGCCACAGAGAAAGATCCAGAGGGACCCAGCCTGGCAAGCGCGGCAG GACCCACAGGTCCAGAGGGGCTCGTGTCagacccaccaccaccacccctggaGACAGCGCAGGAAGTGGGAGGGGCCAGCGTCCCAGAAGAGGCCTCTCCGGTCTCCATCTCTGATGACCCGGATGTAGCTTGGGACTTGATGGCTTCTGGATTCCTGGTCCTGACTG GAGGGGTGGACCAGAGTGGGCGAGCTCTGCTGACCATTACCCCACCGGGCCCTCCTGAGGAGCCCCCACCCTCCCAACATGTGCTGAGCACTGCTCTTCGTTACCTCCACTCATTGCTCAG GCCTGATCTCCAGATACTGGGGCTGTCCGTCCTGCTGGACCTTCGGAAGGCACCCCCACTGCCTCCAGCCCTCATTCCTGTCCTAAGTCAACTTCAG GACTCAGGAGACCCTCCGCTCATTCAGCGACTGCTGGTTCTCACTCATGATGATCCTCTGACTGAACCCTGTGGGCTTCAG GGCGCTGAGTTGCTATCAGAGAGTGATCTGAAAAGAGTGGCCAAGCCAGAGGAGCTGCCGTGGGACTTGGGGGGCCACAGGGAACCCTCTCCCAGCTACTGGGTAGAGACACACCAG GAGGTGGCAAGGCTGTGCCGCCTGTGCCGAGGGGTGCTGTGCTCTGTGCGGCGAGCCATCGAGGAGCTGGAGGGAGCAGCCGAGCCAGCGGGAGAG GAGGCCGCGGGAATGCTCGAGCCCCTACAGAAGGTGCTGGCGGATCCACGGCTGACGGAGCTGCAGAGGGACGGGGGCGCCATCCTGATGAGGCTGCGATCCACCCACAGCAGCAA gCTGGAGGGCCCGGGCCCAGCTGCAGTGTACCAGGAGGTGGACGAGGCCATTCACCAGCTTGTGCGCCTCTCCAACCTGCACGTCCAGCGGCGGGAGCAGCGACAGCGCCTGCAGCGACTCCAGCAG GTGCTGCAGTGGCTCTCAGGCCCAGGGGAGGAGCAGCTGGCAAGTTTTGCTGTGCCTGGGGACTCCTTGTCGGCCTTGCAGGAGACGGAGCTACAGTTCAGGGCTTTCAGCACTGAGGTTCAG GAGCGCCTGGCGCAGGCCCGGGAGGCCCTGGCGCTGGAGGAGGACGCCGCCTCACAGAAGGTTCTGGATGTCTTTGAACAGCGGCTGGAGCAGGCTGAGAGCGGCCTCCATCGGGCCCTGCGGCTCCAGCGCTTTTTCCAGCAG GCGCACGAGTGGGTGAACGAGGGCGCGGCGCGCCTGGCGGGAGCAGGCCCCGGCAGGGAGGCGGCACTGGCCGCCCTGGCCCTGCGGCGGGCCCCGGAGCCGAGCGCTGGCTCCTTCCAGGAGATGCGGGCCCTGGCCTTGGACCTGGGCAGCCCCGCCGCCCTGCGCGAGTGGGGCCGCTGCCGGGCCCGCtgccaggagctggagaggaggaTCCAGCAGCAGCTGGGCGAGGAGGCGAGTCCGCGGGGCCAGCGGCGACGGCGGGCGGACAGCGCCAGCAGCGGGggcgccccccggggcccccacaGCCCGGCGCCCAGCCTcagctccctgctgctccccggCAGTCCGGGCCCACGCGCTGCCCCGTCCCACGGCTCCCTGGCGCCCTGCGGCGAGGACTGCGCGGATGATGGCCCGGACCCAGCTGCGGAGGCGGAGGCTGGGCCTGCGCGGCCGGTGCTCATCCGAGGCCTGGAGGTGAGCAGCACCGAGGTGGTAGACAGGACCTGCTCGCCCCGGGAGCACGTGCTGCTGGGCCGCGCCGGAGGCCCggaggggccctggggaggaggcaCCCCCCGCATGGAGCGCAAGCGGAGCCTCAG TGCCCAGCAGCGGCTGGTGTCAGAGCTGATTGCCTGTGAGCAGGAGTACGTGGCCGCCTTGAGCGAGCCAGCGCCACCCCCGGGCCCTGAGCTGACTCCTgacctgaggggcacctgggcggctgcCCTGGGCGCCCGCGAGAGGCTTCGCAGCTTCCACCGGACCCACTTCCTCCGGGAGCTTCAGGGCTGCGCGGCCCACCCCCTGCGCATCGGAGCCTGCTTCCTTCGCCAC GGGGACCAGTTCAGCCTTTACGCCCAGTACGTGAAGCACCGTCACAAGCTGGAGAACGGTTTGGCCGCGCTTGGCCCCCCGACCAAG GGCTCCGTGGAGAGTGGCCCTCACCTGCCCCGGGCCTTGGAGCAGCCCCTGGAGCAGCTGGCTCAGTACGGGCGACTGCTGGAGGAGCTCCTAAGGGAAGCTGGGCCTGAGCTCAGTTCGGAGCGCCAGGCTCTGGGGGCTGCAGTGCAGCTGCTCCGGGAACAGGAGACCCGTGGCAGGGACCTGCTGGCTGTGGAAGCAGTGCGTGGCTGCGAG acAGATCTGAAGGAGCAGGGCCAGCTCCTACACCGGGACCCCTTCACCGTCATCTGTGGCCGAAAGAAGTGTCTTCGCCATGTCTTTCTCTTTGAGCATCTCCTCCTGTTCAGCAAACTCAAGGGTACTGAAGGGGGATCAGAGACCTTTGTTTACAAGCAGGCCTTTAAG ACTGCTGACATGGGGCTCACAGAAAACATCGGGGACAGCGGGCTCTGCTTTGAGCTGTGGTTTCGGCGGCGGCGTGCACGAGAAGCATACACTCTGCAGGCAGCCTCCCCGGAGATCAAACTCAAGTGGACCAGTTCCATTGCCCAGCTGCTTTGGAGACAGGCGGCTCACAACAAGG AGCTCCGAGTGCAGCAGATGGTCTCCATGGGCATTGGGAATAAACCCTTCCTGGACATCAAAGCCCTTGGGGAGCGGACGCTCAGTGCCTTGCTCACTGGAAGAG ctctcctTGAGTTTCTATGGAAACTGCTCAGCTTCCTGTTGTACCCTCCTGGTTCACCACGGCAATCCTTATAG